From the genome of Psychroserpens ponticola, one region includes:
- a CDS encoding GH3 auxin-responsive promoter family protein, giving the protein MQSIKSLLAVPFAKLVKKSVLKWVNNPIETQEKVFQKLIKDATNTQFGIDHKFKDIISYNDFKNQVPVRDYEALKPYVDRMVAGEEDILWKGKPIYFAKTSGTTSGAKYIPITKESMPTHVEAARNAILMYIAEKGNSKFVDGKMIFLQGSPVLNEQNGIQLGRLSGIVAHYVPKYLQKNRMPSWETNCIDDWETKVEAIVDETLPEDMTIISGIPSWVQMYFEKIQEKTGQKIGDVFKNFNLFIFGGVNYEPYRAKFESLIGRKVDSIELYPASEGFFAYQDKQGEKGMLLQLNSGIFYEFIKADEFFDENPERLTIKDVEVDVNYVIIISTNAGLWAYNIGDTVQFTSVKPYRVIVSGRIKHFISAFGEHVIGKEVEQALQEAVLGSNVQVSEFTVAPQISPESGLPYHEWFIEFENLPDNISALAQEIDQLLQQQNSYYFDLIKGKVLQPLKIKIIQKNGFQDYMKSIGKLGGQNKLPRLSNDRKIADTLYALKLTK; this is encoded by the coding sequence ATGCAATCTATAAAATCTTTATTAGCAGTACCTTTTGCTAAACTAGTAAAAAAATCAGTTTTAAAATGGGTTAATAATCCAATTGAAACTCAAGAAAAAGTGTTTCAAAAACTAATTAAAGATGCCACGAATACTCAGTTTGGTATAGATCATAAATTCAAAGACATTATCTCTTATAATGATTTTAAGAATCAAGTTCCTGTAAGAGATTATGAAGCCTTAAAACCTTATGTTGATCGTATGGTTGCAGGAGAAGAAGATATTCTTTGGAAGGGAAAACCAATTTATTTTGCTAAGACGTCAGGCACAACATCTGGTGCAAAATATATTCCTATTACTAAAGAAAGCATGCCAACTCATGTTGAAGCCGCCAGAAATGCAATTCTAATGTATATTGCTGAAAAAGGAAATAGTAAATTTGTTGACGGTAAAATGATATTCTTACAAGGAAGTCCAGTTTTAAATGAACAAAATGGAATTCAGCTTGGGCGACTTTCGGGAATTGTTGCTCATTATGTGCCCAAATACCTTCAAAAAAATAGAATGCCCTCATGGGAAACTAATTGTATTGACGATTGGGAAACTAAAGTCGAAGCAATTGTTGACGAGACTTTGCCAGAAGACATGACAATCATTTCAGGAATACCTTCTTGGGTGCAAATGTATTTTGAAAAAATTCAAGAAAAAACAGGGCAAAAGATTGGTGATGTTTTTAAAAATTTCAATCTATTTATTTTTGGAGGTGTAAATTACGAGCCCTATCGAGCAAAGTTTGAAAGCCTTATAGGACGAAAAGTTGATAGTATAGAATTATATCCAGCAAGCGAAGGTTTTTTTGCATATCAAGATAAGCAAGGCGAAAAAGGCATGTTACTTCAATTAAATTCAGGCATATTCTATGAGTTTATTAAAGCAGATGAGTTTTTTGATGAAAACCCTGAGCGTTTAACAATTAAAGATGTTGAGGTTGATGTAAATTATGTAATTATTATTTCAACTAATGCAGGTCTTTGGGCTTATAATATTGGAGATACAGTTCAGTTTACAAGTGTAAAACCATATCGCGTGATAGTGTCTGGTAGAATAAAGCACTTTATCTCTGCATTTGGTGAACATGTTATTGGAAAAGAAGTTGAGCAAGCACTACAAGAAGCTGTTTTAGGTTCAAATGTTCAAGTTTCAGAATTTACCGTAGCACCTCAAATTAGCCCTGAATCAGGTTTACCTTATCACGAATGGTTTATTGAATTTGAAAATTTACCAGACAATATTTCCGCATTAGCGCAAGAAATAGATCAATTATTACAACAGCAAAACAGTTACTATTTTGATTTAATTAAAGGAAAAGTGCTTCAACCATTAAAAATTAAAATCATTCAAAAAAACGGATTTCAAGATTATATGAAGTCTATCGGAAAATTAGGAGGACAAAATAAGCTTCCAAGGCTTTCAAATGATCGAAAAATTGCAGATACTTTATACGCATTAAAATTGACTAAATAA
- a CDS encoding M23 family metallopeptidase translates to MAKKDKEKRISRKLLHKYRLVVLNEDTFEERFAIKLTRLNVFVIASISTILLIAGTIFLIAFTSLKEFIPGYSSTALKKKATELNYKTDSLQQVINLNEQYYASIKRVLTGDVSTVEFNRDSIIDAANIDAGQLNLLPTKEDSLLREVVDKEDKYNVFESALTNTNFVLFPPVNGTISEAYNVKEKHYAVDVVVAKDTPVKATADGTVIFAEWTTQTGYVAIIEHSNDLISVYKHNATLTKKQGDLVKTGEVIALAGNSGELTTGPHLHFELWNRGYPVNPTNFIDFK, encoded by the coding sequence ATGGCAAAAAAAGATAAGGAAAAAAGAATATCAAGAAAGTTACTTCACAAGTATCGATTGGTTGTCTTAAATGAAGACACTTTTGAGGAGCGTTTTGCAATTAAATTAACACGATTAAATGTTTTTGTTATTGCATCAATTTCGACAATTTTATTGATTGCTGGTACCATTTTTCTTATTGCTTTTACATCTTTAAAAGAATTTATTCCAGGGTATTCTTCAACAGCGCTTAAAAAAAAGGCAACTGAACTCAATTATAAAACAGATTCTCTACAACAGGTAATTAATTTAAACGAACAATATTACGCATCTATTAAACGTGTGTTAACAGGAGATGTTAGCACAGTTGAATTTAATAGAGATTCAATAATTGACGCTGCTAATATAGATGCAGGACAATTAAATTTATTACCCACAAAAGAAGATTCACTTCTACGTGAAGTTGTAGATAAAGAAGATAAGTATAACGTTTTTGAATCAGCTTTAACTAACACTAACTTTGTATTGTTTCCTCCTGTAAACGGAACCATTTCCGAAGCTTATAATGTTAAAGAAAAGCACTACGCTGTAGATGTTGTAGTTGCTAAAGATACACCAGTAAAGGCCACTGCAGATGGAACCGTTATTTTTGCGGAATGGACAACTCAAACAGGATATGTAGCTATTATTGAACATAGCAATGATTTAATATCTGTTTATAAGCACAACGCAACTTTAACAAAGAAACAAGGTGATTTAGTAAAAACAGGAGAAGTTATTGCTTTGGCAGGAAATTCAGGTGAATTAACAACTGGACCACACTTGCATTTTGAACTTTGGAATAGAGGATATCCTGTTAATCCAACTAACTTTATTGATTTTAAGTAA
- a CDS encoding twin-arginine translocase TatA/TatE family subunit: MIASSIFLAFGAWQIVLIVVVVLLMFGGKKIPELMRGLGSGIKEFKDASKDEDKPTTTDKND, translated from the coding sequence ATGATCGCATCTAGCATATTTTTAGCTTTTGGAGCATGGCAAATTGTTTTAATAGTTGTAGTGGTATTACTTATGTTTGGAGGAAAGAAAATCCCTGAACTCATGAGAGGTCTTGGAAGCGGCATCAAAGAATTTAAAGATGCCAGTAAAGATGAAGACAAGCCTACAACTACTGATAAAAACGATTAA
- a CDS encoding DUF4837 family protein codes for MKNILALLLLTITLFYGCNDKNAKRVVPKSSGGSLNDITVVVDNLLWENNVGEVVRDTLAASVEGLSIPEAQFRLRQMPPSVFTGFATKNRTVLKIEKGKPAETLILTDKFAKPQTVVVISGNTNVEIIDQINTNSVKIVDAFKKEELKEKQRRIKKALFNDKDIKERLGLSLRFPTAYRIAKNEDGFFWLRRDIETGTVDIMLYEAPLSSIRKGDSAVVDIVRLRDSVGKIHIEGPLDGSYMATENKYTPFISKTILDNKPAFETKGLWDVKNAFMSGPFINYAIEDKVNNRIVIVEGYVFAPSVAKRDYMFELEAIIKSITIK; via the coding sequence ATGAAAAATATACTTGCATTATTGCTATTGACTATTACTTTATTTTATGGATGTAATGACAAAAATGCCAAACGCGTTGTCCCTAAATCTTCTGGAGGAAGTTTAAATGATATCACTGTTGTGGTTGATAATTTACTTTGGGAAAACAATGTAGGAGAAGTTGTAAGAGATACCTTAGCAGCATCAGTAGAGGGTTTATCTATACCTGAAGCTCAATTTAGATTAAGACAAATGCCACCTTCAGTATTTACTGGGTTTGCAACCAAAAACAGAACGGTTTTAAAAATTGAAAAAGGCAAACCAGCAGAAACGTTAATCCTTACAGATAAGTTCGCAAAACCGCAAACAGTAGTTGTTATATCAGGTAATACAAATGTCGAAATAATAGATCAAATTAATACTAATTCAGTAAAAATTGTTGATGCATTTAAGAAGGAAGAGCTTAAAGAAAAACAAAGAAGAATTAAGAAAGCATTGTTTAATGATAAAGACATTAAAGAGCGATTAGGATTATCTTTAAGGTTTCCTACTGCGTATAGAATTGCAAAAAATGAAGACGGCTTTTTCTGGTTAAGACGAGATATTGAAACAGGAACAGTAGATATTATGTTATATGAAGCACCTCTATCTTCAATTAGAAAAGGAGATAGTGCAGTAGTTGATATTGTTAGATTACGAGATTCAGTAGGTAAAATACATATTGAAGGACCACTTGATGGTTCATATATGGCAACTGAAAATAAATATACTCCATTTATTTCAAAAACGATTTTAGATAATAAACCTGCTTTTGAAACCAAAGGGCTTTGGGATGTTAAAAACGCGTTTATGTCTGGACCTTTTATAAATTATGCCATTGAAGATAAAGTAAACAACAGAATAGTTATTGTCGAAGGTTATGTATTTGCACCTTCAGTAGCAAAACGAGATTATATGTTTGAATTAGAAGCTATAATTAAATCGATTACGATTAAATAA
- a CDS encoding LysM peptidoglycan-binding domain-containing protein yields the protein MNPKLKILTIGILLSCVFSFGQDSIPKTTEIIKPIEPAQIENIPIVVDSLIDGNKVLKTEIKAEPDSTGFKRLEDHKLAAKLDQKWLEELYSNTLFDTIYRSVTELKYEPVDYPELPTDTLKARLKELNARTPFNIEYNTSLESVIKSYLKNRRNSMEKLMSLSDYYFPLFEESLDNYDIPLEVKYLAIVESALKPRAKSRVGATGLWQFMFGTGKEYGLNVSSYVDERSDPIKSSVAASKYLARLYKIFGDWDLALAAYNSGPGNVSKAIRRSGGYENYWNIRAHLPRETAGYLPAFLATMYIFEFAEEHGFKKERPNFHYVETDTIHVKKMISLDQVSELLEVPIEELQFLNPSYKLDIIPYIKGEDYTLRLPREAVGKFVTNEKEIYAFVEKELSKREKPLPQFFDSNSKERYRVRSGDYLGKIARKYGVRVSQIKRWNGLRSNNLKIGQRLTIYPRKPSTPSKAVSTSTVKKTRNTEGKSTYKVTKGDSLWSISEKFPGVSVQNIKDWNDISGNKLKIGMTLIVSN from the coding sequence ATGAACCCAAAGCTTAAAATACTAACGATTGGAATTCTATTGAGCTGTGTATTTAGTTTTGGTCAGGATAGTATTCCGAAGACAACCGAAATTATAAAGCCAATAGAACCTGCCCAAATAGAAAATATACCAATCGTTGTTGATTCTCTTATAGATGGAAATAAAGTCCTAAAAACCGAAATTAAAGCAGAGCCAGATTCAACCGGTTTTAAACGCTTAGAAGATCATAAGTTAGCAGCAAAATTAGATCAAAAATGGCTAGAAGAACTTTATAGCAATACGCTTTTTGACACCATTTATAGGAGCGTTACTGAACTAAAATACGAACCAGTTGATTATCCTGAATTACCAACGGATACATTAAAAGCAAGACTTAAAGAGTTAAATGCTCGAACACCTTTTAATATAGAATACAATACCTCACTAGAAAGTGTTATTAAATCGTATTTAAAAAACAGAAGGAACTCTATGGAGAAATTAATGTCTTTAAGTGATTATTATTTTCCGCTATTTGAAGAGTCATTAGATAATTATGATATTCCTTTAGAAGTAAAATATCTTGCCATTGTAGAATCGGCACTAAAGCCTAGAGCAAAATCTAGAGTTGGAGCAACAGGTTTGTGGCAGTTTATGTTTGGAACAGGAAAAGAATACGGACTAAATGTGAGTAGTTATGTAGATGAACGAAGTGATCCCATAAAATCTTCAGTTGCTGCAAGTAAATATTTAGCAAGACTATATAAAATATTTGGCGATTGGGATTTAGCTTTAGCAGCTTACAATTCTGGACCAGGAAATGTAAGTAAAGCCATTAGACGTTCTGGAGGTTATGAAAATTACTGGAATATTAGGGCGCATTTACCACGAGAAACAGCTGGATATTTACCAGCATTTTTAGCAACAATGTATATTTTTGAATTTGCTGAAGAACACGGGTTTAAAAAAGAACGACCCAATTTTCATTACGTAGAAACCGATACAATTCATGTGAAAAAAATGATTTCTTTAGATCAAGTTTCAGAATTACTTGAAGTTCCAATTGAAGAACTTCAGTTTTTAAACCCTTCCTATAAACTAGATATCATTCCGTATATAAAAGGCGAAGATTATACTTTACGCTTACCTCGTGAAGCCGTTGGAAAATTTGTTACTAATGAAAAAGAAATTTACGCATTTGTTGAAAAGGAACTTAGTAAACGAGAAAAACCATTACCTCAATTTTTTGATTCAAACTCGAAAGAGCGATATCGTGTTCGTTCGGGAGATTATTTAGGAAAAATAGCCAGAAAGTATGGTGTTCGTGTTAGTCAAATTAAACGATGGAATGGATTAAGAAGTAATAATCTAAAAATTGGACAACGATTAACGATTTACCCTAGAAAACCTTCAACACCTTCAAAAGCTGTAAGTACTTCAACGGTTAAGAAAACACGTAATACAGAAGGTAAATCGACCTATAAAGTAACAAAAGGAGATTCTCTTTGGAGCATCTCAGAAAAATTCCCTGGTGTTTCTGTTCAAAATATTAAAGATTGGAACGATATTAGTGGTAACAAGCTAAAAATTGGAATGACACTTATTGTGTCAAACTAA
- a CDS encoding phosphoglycerate kinase, whose product MKTLNDFNFDNKKALIRVDFNVPLNNNFEVTDATRIVSAKPTIIKILEDGGSCILMSHLGRPKGVQEEFSLRHIINKVEDILGVEVKFVDDCIGSKAEEAAKNLKSGEILLLENLRFHDEEKQGDKDFAEGLSKLGDIYVNDAFGTAHRAHASTTIIAQFFPEHKCFGHLLAQEIQSIDKVMKTGEKPVLAVLGGAKVSSKITIIENILDKVDHLIIGGGMTFTFIKAQGGSVGDSICEDDKMELALEIMKQAEAKNVQIHLPVDVIAANAFRNDADTQVLDVAQIPDGWQGLDAGPKSKEIFHNVVMQCKTILWNGPLGVFEMERFANGTIALGNSIAEATKNGAFSLVGGGDSVAAVKQFGFEHKVSYVSTGGGAMLESLEGKTLPGIAAILE is encoded by the coding sequence ATGAAAACCTTAAATGATTTTAATTTTGACAATAAAAAAGCACTAATTCGTGTAGATTTTAACGTGCCTTTAAATAACAATTTTGAAGTTACTGATGCGACTAGAATTGTGTCTGCAAAACCAACAATTATTAAAATTCTTGAAGATGGAGGAAGTTGTATTTTAATGTCTCATCTAGGTCGACCTAAAGGAGTACAAGAAGAATTTTCACTTCGTCACATTATAAATAAAGTAGAAGATATTTTGGGTGTAGAAGTTAAGTTTGTTGATGATTGTATTGGATCTAAAGCTGAAGAAGCTGCTAAAAACTTAAAGTCAGGAGAAATTTTATTATTAGAAAATCTACGTTTTCATGATGAAGAAAAGCAAGGTGATAAAGATTTTGCTGAAGGCTTATCAAAATTAGGTGATATTTATGTAAATGACGCTTTTGGTACAGCACATAGAGCACATGCGTCTACAACGATTATTGCTCAGTTTTTTCCAGAACACAAATGTTTTGGTCACTTATTAGCTCAAGAAATTCAGAGTATTGATAAAGTAATGAAAACAGGAGAAAAACCTGTTTTAGCAGTTCTTGGAGGTGCAAAAGTATCTTCAAAAATTACGATTATTGAGAATATTTTAGATAAGGTTGATCATTTAATAATTGGAGGCGGAATGACATTTACTTTTATAAAAGCACAAGGTGGTTCTGTTGGAGATTCAATTTGTGAAGATGATAAAATGGAACTTGCTTTAGAAATCATGAAGCAAGCTGAAGCTAAGAATGTACAGATTCATTTACCTGTTGATGTTATAGCGGCAAATGCATTTAGAAATGATGCCGATACTCAAGTTTTAGATGTTGCTCAAATTCCTGATGGATGGCAAGGTTTAGATGCAGGACCGAAATCAAAAGAAATTTTTCATAATGTAGTAATGCAGTGTAAAACAATTTTATGGAATGGCCCACTTGGTGTTTTTGAAATGGAACGTTTTGCTAATGGAACTATTGCTTTAGGAAATTCTATTGCTGAAGCAACCAAAAACGGAGCTTTTTCTCTTGTTGGAGGAGGTGATTCTGTTGCTGCAGTAAAACAGTTTGGATTTGAACATAAAGTAAGCTATGTAAGCACTGGAGGAGGCGCAATGCTAGAGAGTCTTGAAGGTAAAACGTTACCAGGAATCGCTGCTATTTTAGAATAG
- a CDS encoding DNA polymerase III subunit, translated as MLFSEILGQKHIKNHLTKSADHGRIPHAQLFVGPEGSGTLPMAIAYAQYLLCKNSEGKNTNGNEACNLKFKNLSHPDLHFAFPVATNDKIKSHPVSNHFMEEWRLLIDSQPYGNLFDWYRILGINNKQGQIGVDEAQDIVKSLALKSYEGGYKVMLIWMAEKLNTAASNKLLKLIEEPPNKTIFILIAEDEEQIINTIRSRCQLLNFPPLAEEVIKKALIKNYQIPEADAIKIAHQANGNYNKACDLVYNDSEDTQFEDWFVFWIRSAFKAKGNKSAIHDLISWSETIAKTGRETQKQFLNFCLDFFRQALLLNYSAEDLVFIEPKTSFKLENFAPYVHGNNIMDISNELQDAIYHIERNGNSKIILTDLSIKLTRLLHKKAD; from the coding sequence ATGTTATTTTCAGAAATTTTAGGTCAAAAACATATTAAAAACCATCTCACAAAAAGTGCAGACCATGGTCGAATACCTCATGCACAATTATTTGTTGGACCTGAAGGTTCAGGTACACTTCCTATGGCTATTGCATATGCGCAATACTTACTTTGCAAAAATTCAGAAGGGAAAAACACTAATGGTAATGAAGCTTGCAATTTAAAGTTTAAAAACCTCTCACATCCTGATTTACATTTTGCTTTTCCTGTAGCTACCAATGATAAGATAAAAAGCCATCCTGTGTCAAATCATTTTATGGAAGAATGGAGGTTACTCATTGACAGTCAACCTTATGGGAATTTATTTGATTGGTATCGTATCTTGGGTATAAACAATAAACAAGGCCAGATTGGTGTAGATGAAGCTCAAGATATTGTTAAATCGTTAGCATTAAAATCCTATGAAGGCGGTTATAAAGTGATGTTAATTTGGATGGCAGAAAAATTAAATACCGCAGCTTCAAATAAACTTTTAAAACTTATTGAAGAACCACCAAATAAGACCATTTTTATTCTTATTGCTGAAGATGAAGAACAAATAATAAACACAATTAGATCAAGATGTCAATTATTAAACTTCCCTCCTTTAGCAGAAGAAGTCATTAAAAAGGCTTTAATTAAAAACTACCAAATTCCAGAAGCTGATGCTATAAAAATTGCGCATCAAGCCAATGGAAACTACAATAAAGCTTGTGATTTAGTTTATAATGACAGTGAGGATACTCAGTTTGAAGACTGGTTTGTATTTTGGATTCGATCAGCGTTTAAAGCCAAAGGAAATAAAAGTGCAATTCATGATTTAATTTCTTGGAGTGAAACTATTGCAAAAACAGGTCGTGAAACTCAAAAGCAATTTTTAAACTTCTGCCTTGATTTTTTCAGACAAGCATTACTCTTAAATTATAGTGCTGAAGATTTAGTTTTTATAGAACCCAAGACCTCGTTTAAACTTGAAAATTTTGCACCATATGTTCATGGCAATAATATTATGGACATCTCAAATGAGCTACAAGATGCAATTTATCATATAGAACGAAATGGGAATTCAAAGATTATTCTTACTGATCTCTCTATTAAACTCACACGTTTATTACATAAAAAAGCCGATTGA
- a CDS encoding OmpH family outer membrane protein has translation MKKIIGVLSLVLILASCQEQQKIAFIDNAKVVNEYQKKVDFEKVFQVKVTAFNKKADSLGQAIQIEAQLFQTKAAKMSQKNAETEYQALLQKKQIQDYQLQGEEQKLQAEGQKQIDTLIKEVKAFVKDYGKNNGYTYILGANDAGSVMYGTDANDITLTVIDALNANTNKEE, from the coding sequence ATGAAAAAAATAATAGGTGTACTTAGTTTGGTACTTATTTTAGCATCTTGTCAAGAGCAACAAAAAATTGCATTTATAGATAATGCTAAAGTTGTAAATGAATATCAGAAAAAAGTAGATTTCGAAAAGGTGTTTCAGGTTAAAGTAACTGCGTTTAATAAAAAAGCGGATAGTTTAGGACAAGCTATTCAAATTGAAGCGCAATTATTTCAAACTAAAGCCGCAAAAATGTCACAAAAAAATGCTGAAACTGAATATCAAGCATTACTTCAGAAAAAACAAATACAAGATTACCAGTTACAAGGTGAGGAGCAAAAACTTCAAGCTGAGGGTCAAAAACAAATAGATACGCTAATTAAAGAAGTCAAAGCTTTTGTTAAAGATTATGGTAAGAATAATGGATATACTTACATTCTTGGCGCTAATGATGCTGGAAGCGTAATGTATGGAACTGATGCAAATGATATTACTCTAACGGTAATTGATGCATTAAATGCAAATACAAATAAAGAAGAATAG
- a CDS encoding class I SAM-dependent methyltransferase, translating into MKDNSTYLKVKDHSVSGEEFQLIYNKEFEMLETFPQPSEEQLPKYYQSEDYISHTDAKRNWFEKVYHFIKTIALKRKLKLINSFNSKEKQLLDIGCGTGDFLKVAKDNNWSVFGIEPNPNARKIANQKTNNSVFDIEQLLKFEKYSFDVITLWHVLEHLPKLENHIAVFESLLKPNGRLVIAVPNYKSYDAKYYNKYWAAFDVPRHLWHFSQKAISKLVYQKGMELIKTSPMTFDAYYVSLLSEKYKNGFMNPIKAFRIGWYSNFKAKRTGEFSSLIYIIKKS; encoded by the coding sequence ATGAAAGATAATTCAACATATTTAAAAGTAAAAGATCACTCTGTTTCTGGAGAAGAATTTCAATTGATTTATAATAAAGAATTTGAAATGCTCGAAACTTTTCCTCAGCCTTCAGAGGAACAATTGCCTAAATATTACCAAAGCGAAGACTATATTTCTCATACAGATGCAAAGCGCAATTGGTTTGAAAAAGTGTATCATTTTATCAAAACGATTGCTTTAAAACGAAAACTAAAATTGATCAATTCATTTAATTCTAAAGAGAAACAACTCTTAGATATTGGATGCGGAACAGGAGATTTTTTAAAAGTTGCAAAAGATAATAATTGGAGTGTTTTTGGGATTGAACCAAATCCGAATGCTAGGAAAATTGCCAATCAAAAAACTAATAATTCTGTTTTTGATATTGAACAATTATTGAAGTTTGAAAAGTACAGTTTTGACGTGATTACGCTTTGGCATGTTTTAGAGCATCTTCCAAAATTAGAAAACCATATTGCTGTATTTGAATCACTTTTGAAGCCCAATGGTCGATTAGTAATTGCGGTTCCAAATTACAAAAGTTACGATGCAAAATATTATAATAAGTATTGGGCAGCTTTTGATGTTCCTAGACATCTATGGCATTTTTCTCAAAAGGCCATTTCAAAATTAGTTTATCAAAAAGGCATGGAATTAATTAAAACGAGTCCGATGACATTTGATGCTTATTATGTGTCTTTACTTTCTGAAAAATATAAAAATGGATTTATGAATCCTATTAAAGCATTTAGGATTGGATGGTATTCTAATTTTAAAGCAAAACGTACAGGAGAGTTTTCTTCTTTGATTTATATCATCAAAAAGTCATAA
- the mnmG gene encoding tRNA uridine-5-carboxymethylaminomethyl(34) synthesis enzyme MnmG, giving the protein MFNDVYDVIVVGAGHAGSEAAAAAANMGSKTLLVTMNLQNIAQMSCNPAMGGIAKGQIVREIDALGGYSGIVSDTSAIQFKMLNKSKGPAMWSPRVQSDRMRFAEDWRLLLEQTKNLDFYQEMVSGLIVENHKVVGVKTSLGLEIKAKTVVLTNGTFLNGLIHIGDKNFGGGRAGERAATGITEQLIELGFESGRMKTGTPPRVDGRSLDYSKMIEQPGDEQPEKFSYLENIKPLTEQRSCHMTYTSLEVHDLLREGFDRSPMFNGRIKSTGPRYCPSIEDKINRFADKDRHQLFVEPEGWNTVEVYVNGFSTSLPEDVQFKALKSVVGFENVKFFRPGYAIEYDYFPPTQLKHTLETKLVDGLFFAGQINGTTGYEEAASQGLMAGINAALKVQEKDEFILKRNEAYIGVLVDDLITKGTEEPYRMFTSRAEYRTLLRQDNADFRLTPKGYELGLANETRLCRMEEKQKQSDNFVNFFRETSVKPEDANPVLEAKNSSLVKQSDKMFKLYSRPNITAEDMRQFDVVESYIQEHKLDREVIEQTEIQIKYSGYIEKEKNNADKLNRLEDVKIPKGFDYDKLKSMSTEAKQKLTKIQPVTISQASRISGVSPADISVLLVYLGR; this is encoded by the coding sequence ATGTTCAACGATGTATACGATGTAATAGTAGTTGGAGCTGGTCATGCCGGAAGTGAAGCCGCTGCTGCTGCTGCAAACATGGGAAGTAAAACGTTACTTGTTACAATGAACCTTCAAAACATTGCACAGATGTCTTGTAATCCTGCTATGGGTGGAATTGCGAAAGGGCAAATTGTAAGAGAAATTGATGCTTTAGGTGGTTATAGTGGAATTGTAAGTGATACATCTGCGATTCAGTTTAAGATGCTGAATAAATCTAAAGGACCAGCAATGTGGAGCCCAAGAGTTCAAAGTGATCGTATGCGCTTCGCTGAAGATTGGAGATTGCTATTAGAACAAACCAAGAATCTTGATTTCTATCAAGAAATGGTGTCTGGATTAATTGTAGAGAATCATAAAGTGGTCGGTGTTAAGACTTCACTAGGATTAGAGATTAAAGCCAAAACAGTTGTGTTGACTAATGGTACTTTTTTAAATGGATTAATTCATATTGGTGATAAAAACTTTGGTGGCGGAAGAGCAGGAGAAAGAGCGGCAACAGGAATAACAGAGCAACTTATCGAATTGGGTTTTGAATCAGGCAGAATGAAAACAGGTACGCCTCCAAGAGTCGATGGTCGTTCTTTAGATTATTCTAAAATGATTGAACAACCTGGTGATGAACAGCCTGAAAAATTCTCATATTTAGAAAATATTAAGCCATTAACAGAACAGCGTTCATGTCATATGACGTATACAAGTCTGGAAGTTCATGATTTATTACGTGAAGGATTTGATCGTTCACCAATGTTTAATGGTCGAATTAAAAGTACTGGACCAAGATATTGTCCTTCAATTGAAGATAAAATTAATCGTTTTGCAGATAAGGATCGTCATCAATTATTTGTGGAGCCTGAAGGGTGGAATACTGTTGAAGTTTATGTAAATGGCTTTTCAACTTCATTGCCTGAAGATGTTCAGTTTAAAGCATTGAAATCTGTAGTTGGTTTTGAAAATGTTAAGTTTTTTAGACCAGGTTATGCTATTGAATATGATTATTTTCCACCAACCCAATTAAAGCATACTTTAGAAACTAAATTGGTAGATGGTTTGTTTTTTGCTGGTCAAATTAACGGAACAACTGGATATGAAGAAGCGGCTTCTCAGGGTTTAATGGCTGGAATTAATGCTGCTTTAAAAGTTCAGGAAAAAGATGAGTTTATCTTAAAACGAAATGAAGCTTATATTGGAGTTTTAGTTGATGATCTCATAACAAAAGGAACCGAAGAGCCATATCGTATGTTTACATCTAGAGCAGAATATAGAACGCTTTTAAGACAAGATAATGCCGATTTTAGACTTACTCCTAAAGGTTATGAATTAGGCTTAGCTAATGAGACGCGTTTATGTCGTATGGAAGAAAAACAAAAACAATCGGATAATTTTGTAAATTTTTTTAGAGAAACAAGTGTGAAACCAGAAGATGCAAATCCGGTTTTAGAAGCTAAAAACTCCTCTCTAGTGAAGCAGTCTGATAAGATGTTTAAATTATATTCTAGACCAAATATTACTGCTGAAGATATGCGCCAATTTGATGTTGTTGAAAGTTATATTCAAGAACATAAATTGGATAGAGAAGTTATTGAGCAAACAGAAATTCAAATTAAGTATTCTGGTTATATTGAAAAAGAAAAGAATAATGCAGATAAATTGAACCGTTTAGAAGATGTGAAAATACCTAAAGGTTTTGATTATGATAAATTGAAGTCTATGAGCACTGAAGCGAAACAAAAACTTACAAAAATTCAACCTGTAACGATTTCTCAAGCGTCACGAATCTCTGGTGTTTCTCCAGCTGATATTTCTGTTTTATTAGTTTATTTAGGACGATAG